One region of Fragaria vesca subsp. vesca linkage group LG4, FraVesHawaii_1.0, whole genome shotgun sequence genomic DNA includes:
- the LOC101306229 gene encoding uncharacterized protein LOC101306229, translating into MEETLRAIRDSVVSLADRISDAERRGTRNPTRASFEERHGPFTRAITRSVRPNTAKPLKLSYNGDRDPYLFLDSFKSHMNANGYSDAICCNMFQETLAGEALSWFYELLSNSVDCFRELADRFVNRFILRTDGKNTAQLFKVKQDRGEKLRAFVNCWQGATARVKNFDKKVAEEAFIQGLLPGKFLYAVNFENPQGYDELMEMVIKHAQADHDTYGGTSAGKKKVEGREGGSPVQVVQEVRAWKREREPDSYSVGKRHKERSGGKAGKQYNAQRKARGPYQDTGYARAAPAGKEHFLALNATYETIRNENKSIIPPPPAQKFPASRLTKEDTGKFCGYHGEATHHINNCIELKRAVEDRVKEGKLQQYVPRQRHVGAIEVYGTINTIHNGSRIDNRSNKAKNQCTGRRDGREVFAFGSSNNQQVTTGWKSITFLEEEEEGIRPHEDPFLITLQFDHYITKKILVDTGALVKVLFRSAWNGLH; encoded by the coding sequence ATGGAAGAAACCTTAAGAGCTATCCGAGATAGTGTGGTGAGTTTAGCTGACAGAATCTCAGATGCCGAGAGAAGAGGGACACGCAATCCAACCCGTGCGAGTTTTGAAGAAAGACATGGACCGTTCACAAGAGCGATCACCCGGTCCGTCCGACCGAACACGGCCAAGCCATTGAAACTTAGCTACAATGGGGACCGTGACCCCTATCTCTTCCTTGATAGTTTCAAGTCTCACATGAACGCTAATGGATACTCGGATGCGATATGCTGCAACATGTTCCAGGAAACCTTAGCAGGGGAAGCACTTAGTTGGTTCTATGAGCTCCTGTCGAACTCGGTCGACTGCTTCCGGGAGTTGGCCGACAGGTTTGTCAATAGGTTCATTCTACGGACGGATGGGAAGAACACCGCCCAATTATTCAAAGTAAAGCAGGATAGGGGAGAGAAGTTGAGAGCATTCGTGAACTGCTGGCAAGGAGCCACAGCTAGAGTCAAGAACTTTGACAAAAAGGTTGCAGAGGAAGCGTTCATTCAAGGGTTGCTTCCTGGAAAATTTTTGTATGCAGTCAACTTTGAAAATCCGCAAGGCTATGACGAGCTTATGGAAATGGTGATCAAGCATGCACAAGCGGACCATGATACTTATGGGGGGACCTCGGCCGGGAAAAAGAAGGTCGAAGGGAGAGAAGGCGGGTCCCCGGTGCAAGTGGTCCAAGAGGTTAGAGCCTGGAAGAGAGAACGAGAGCCGGACTCGTACTCGGTAGGAAAGAGGCACAAGGAAAGGAGCGGGGGGAAGGCAGGAAAGCAGTATAATGCGCAACGGAAGGCAAGAGGGCCCTACCAGGATACCGGGTACGCGAGAGCGGCGCCGGCAGGCAAAGAGCATTTCTTAGCGCTCAATGCCACTTACGAGACGATACGGAACGAGAATAAGTCTATCATTCCTCCTCCCCCGGCCCAAAAGTTTCCCGCGTCTCGGCTCACCAAGGAAGACACCGGGAAATTTTGTGGGTACCACGGGGAGGCAACCCATCACATTAACAACTGCATAGAATTGAAAAGAGCGGTAGAGGACCGAGTGAAGGAAGGAAAATTGCAGCAATATGTGCCCAGGCAAAGGCACGTCGGGGCGATCGAAGTGTATGGGACGATCAACACCATCCATAACGGGTCCCGTATAGATAATCGGAGCAACAAGGCAAAAAATCAATGTACGGGGAGAAGGGATGGCCGGGAAGTCTTCGCCTTTGGAAGTAGCAATAATCAGCAGGTAACCACGGGTTGGAAGTCCATTACCTTCCTAGAAGAGGAAGAGGAGGGAATAAGGCCGCACGAGGATCCGTTCTTGATAACGTTGCAGTTCGATCACTATATCACGAAGAAGATCCTCGTTGATACAGGAGCCTTAGTCAAAGTGTTATTCAGGAGTGCCTGGAATGGACTGCATTGA